A genomic stretch from Arachis stenosperma cultivar V10309 chromosome 3, arast.V10309.gnm1.PFL2, whole genome shotgun sequence includes:
- the LOC130965767 gene encoding uncharacterized protein LOC130965767, translating to MSIVNSIKSALPKSDNAKEFIKLVEERSQIADKSLVGTLMGTLTTIKFDGSRTMHEHVIKMINIAVRLKSLGMKVDENFLVQFILNALPFEYDPFQMNYNTVKDKWNVHELHSMLVQEETRRVFE from the coding sequence ATGAGCATAGTAAACAGCATCAAGTCAGCTCTTCCCAAGTCTGATAATgctaaagaatttataaaactTGTGGAAGAACGCTCCCAAATTGCTGATAAGTCTCTTGTTGGGACGTTAATGGGCACTTTGACCACCATAAAATTTGATGGTTCTCGTACTATGCATGAGCACGTCattaaaatgataaatattGCAGTAAGACTTAAGTCATTGGGAATGAAAGTGGATGAAAATTTTCTTGTGCAGTTTATTTTAAACGCATTACCGTTTGAGTATGATCCTTTCCAAATGAACTATAATACTGTGAAGGATAAATGGAATGTACATGAGTTGCATAGTATGTTAGTTCAAGAGGAAACCAGACGAGTTTTCGAATAG